One window of Rhizobium leguminosarum genomic DNA carries:
- the hppD gene encoding 4-hydroxyphenylpyruvate dioxygenase encodes MGPFPHDAPPSEITADNPAGTDGFEFVEFAHPEPEKLSELFTRMGYVAVARHKTKDITVWRQGDINYVVNAEPGSHAARFVEQHGPCAASMAWRVVDAKHAFDHAVSKGAVPYEGDDKMLDVPAITGIGGSLLYFVETYGAKGSAYDAEFDWLGERNPQPEGIGFYYLDHLTHNVFRGNMDKWWDFYRELFNFKQIHFFDIDGRITGLVSRAITSPCGKIRIPLNESKDDTSQIEEYLKKYRGEGIQHIAVGTEDIYGATDRLADNGLRFMPGPPETYYDMSYERVNGHSEPIERMRKHGILIDGEGVVNGGMTKILLQIFSKTVIGPIFFEFIQRKGDEGFGEGNFRALFESIEADQIKRGVIGTAAE; translated from the coding sequence ATGGGTCCTTTCCCGCATGATGCGCCGCCATCCGAAATCACCGCCGACAATCCGGCCGGCACCGACGGCTTCGAATTCGTCGAGTTCGCGCATCCTGAGCCCGAGAAGCTCAGCGAGCTCTTCACACGCATGGGCTATGTCGCCGTTGCCAGGCACAAGACCAAAGACATCACCGTCTGGCGGCAGGGCGACATCAACTATGTCGTGAATGCCGAGCCCGGCAGTCATGCCGCCCGCTTCGTCGAGCAACATGGTCCCTGCGCTGCATCGATGGCCTGGCGTGTCGTCGACGCCAAGCATGCTTTCGACCATGCGGTGTCGAAAGGCGCCGTTCCCTATGAAGGCGACGACAAGATGCTCGACGTCCCGGCCATAACAGGCATTGGCGGCTCACTGCTCTATTTCGTCGAAACCTATGGCGCCAAGGGATCGGCTTACGATGCCGAGTTCGATTGGCTTGGCGAGCGCAATCCGCAGCCAGAGGGGATCGGTTTCTATTATCTCGACCACCTGACCCACAACGTCTTCCGCGGCAACATGGACAAGTGGTGGGATTTCTACCGCGAGCTGTTCAATTTCAAGCAGATCCACTTCTTCGACATTGATGGCCGCATCACCGGTCTGGTCAGCCGCGCCATCACCTCGCCCTGCGGCAAGATCCGCATTCCGCTGAACGAATCGAAGGACGACACCAGCCAGATTGAGGAATATCTGAAGAAGTACCGGGGCGAGGGCATCCAGCACATCGCCGTCGGCACGGAGGATATTTACGGGGCCACAGACCGGCTTGCCGACAACGGGCTGCGCTTCATGCCGGGTCCGCCGGAGACCTATTACGACATGTCCTATGAACGTGTGAACGGCCATAGCGAACCCATCGAACGCATGAGGAAACACGGCATCCTCATCGACGGCGAAGGTGTGGTGAATGGCGGCATGACGAAAATCCTGCTGCAAATCTTCTCCAAAACCGTGATCGGCCCGATCTTCTTCGAATTCATCCAGCGCAAGGGCGATGAAGGTTTCGGCGAAGGCAACTTCCGGGCTCTGTTCGAGTCGATCGAGGCCGATCAGATCAAGCGTGGTGTCATCGGGACGGCAGCGGAGTAA
- a CDS encoding phenylalanine 4-monooxygenase encodes MTKESSYTAKLPGPNGLYDYTAEEDAIWGELYRRQMKMLADTACQEYLDGVKLLGLKPEKVPQLLDVNRRLNETTGFGVEGVPALIPPSRFYELLSQGKFPLATFLRRREHIDYIEEPDLFHEVFGHCPLLTNQSYANFVRHFGEAAVRLGKGYSWHLFRIFWFTVEFGLINTPQGRRCFGAGIVSSPSEAKAATEGTACEFRPFDLLSVLRTPYRIDILQPIYYVIDSFADLEAIVEQDIEATILKAKSLGDFAPAFEAKAS; translated from the coding sequence ATGACCAAGGAAAGCAGCTACACCGCCAAACTGCCCGGCCCGAACGGCCTCTATGACTACACAGCCGAGGAAGATGCGATCTGGGGCGAACTCTACCGGCGCCAGATGAAAATGCTGGCCGATACCGCCTGCCAGGAATATCTCGACGGCGTCAAACTGCTGGGCTTGAAGCCGGAGAAGGTGCCGCAGCTTCTCGATGTGAACCGACGCCTGAACGAGACCACCGGCTTCGGGGTCGAAGGCGTGCCGGCGCTCATTCCGCCCTCGCGCTTTTACGAGCTTCTGTCGCAAGGCAAATTCCCGCTCGCAACCTTCCTGCGCCGTCGCGAGCATATCGACTATATCGAGGAACCGGACCTGTTCCACGAGGTCTTTGGTCACTGCCCGTTGCTGACCAACCAGAGTTATGCCAATTTCGTCAGGCATTTCGGCGAAGCCGCCGTCCGCCTCGGCAAAGGTTATTCCTGGCATCTGTTCCGGATCTTCTGGTTCACGGTCGAATTCGGCCTGATTAACACACCGCAAGGCCGCCGCTGCTTCGGCGCAGGCATCGTCTCATCGCCAAGCGAGGCGAAGGCGGCAACAGAAGGTACGGCCTGCGAGTTTCGGCCGTTCGATCTGCTGAGCGTGCTGAGAACCCCCTACCGGATCGATATCCTCCAGCCGATCTACTATGTCATCGACAGCTTTGCCGATCTGGAAGCGATCGTGGAACAGGATATCGAGGCCACGATCCTCAAGGCGAAATCGCTCGGTGATTTCGCCCCCGCTTTCGAGGCCAAGGCTTCGTAA
- a CDS encoding fumarylacetoacetate hydrolase family protein: protein MKLATLKDSTRDGRLVVVSRDLTRCTEVGHIARTLQAALDDWEHVAPRLRLIAEGIETGAQPALRFHEHDATSPLPRAHQWADGSAYVNHVELVRKARGAEMPTSFWTDPLMYQGGSDGFLAPREPIVVADEAYGIDMEGEIAVITGDVAMGADPQAACGAIRLVMLVNDVSLRGLIPDELAKGFGFFQSKPASAFSPVAVTPDGLGDAWEGGKLHLPLLVSLNGKSFGKANAGIDMTFDFGQLIAHAAKTRNLTAGTIIGSGTVSNKLDGGPGRPVADGGDGYSCIAEIRMIETIESGSPKTPFMRFGDQVRIEMKDRAGHSIFGAIEQTVERYGGAGPQ from the coding sequence ATGAAACTCGCGACCTTGAAGGACTCCACCAGGGACGGTCGCCTCGTCGTCGTTTCCCGCGACCTGACCCGCTGCACCGAAGTCGGCCATATCGCCCGAACCCTGCAGGCGGCGCTCGATGATTGGGAGCATGTGGCGCCGAGACTGCGGCTGATTGCTGAAGGCATCGAGACCGGCGCCCAGCCGGCGCTCCGTTTTCACGAGCATGACGCTACGTCACCCTTGCCGCGGGCCCATCAATGGGCCGACGGTTCCGCTTACGTCAACCATGTCGAACTGGTGCGCAAGGCGCGTGGCGCCGAGATGCCGACAAGCTTCTGGACCGATCCGCTGATGTATCAAGGCGGCTCGGATGGTTTCCTCGCGCCGCGCGAGCCGATCGTGGTGGCTGACGAGGCCTATGGGATCGACATGGAAGGCGAGATCGCCGTCATCACCGGCGACGTTGCCATGGGGGCGGACCCGCAGGCGGCGTGCGGCGCCATCCGCCTGGTGATGCTCGTCAACGACGTGTCGCTACGCGGTCTGATCCCCGACGAGCTGGCCAAGGGGTTCGGCTTCTTCCAGTCCAAACCAGCATCGGCATTTTCGCCTGTCGCAGTGACGCCGGACGGGCTGGGAGACGCGTGGGAAGGCGGCAAGCTGCATCTGCCGCTGCTGGTGAGCTTGAACGGCAAGTCCTTCGGCAAGGCCAATGCCGGCATCGACATGACGTTCGACTTCGGCCAACTGATCGCCCATGCCGCCAAAACCCGAAATCTGACGGCCGGAACGATCATCGGCTCGGGAACGGTTTCCAATAAGCTGGACGGCGGCCCAGGCCGGCCGGTCGCTGACGGCGGCGACGGCTACTCCTGCATCGCCGAGATCCGGATGATCGAGACGATCGAAAGTGGATCGCCGAAGACGCCCTTCATGCGGTTCGGCGATCAGGTCCGCATCGAGATGAAGGACCGTGCCGGCCATTCGATCTTCGGGGCGATCGAGCAGACCGTCGAACGCTATGGAGGAGCGGGGCCGCAATGA
- a CDS encoding Lrp/AsnC family transcriptional regulator: MKETGNFRRTLLQLIQADGSLSLADLAEKAGMSQSSAWRKIQELEADGVIRKRVTLLDPGKLDLKLCVIAHVTLEDHHEEAVASFASVVLERPEIMECYALSGAFDYMLKIRARDVESYEAFMTRYLMRNPHVRTVVSSFVLRELKFSTELPL, translated from the coding sequence ATGAAAGAAACCGGGAACTTTCGCCGCACCCTTCTGCAGCTCATCCAGGCCGACGGCAGCCTGTCGCTGGCAGATCTGGCTGAGAAGGCCGGCATGTCGCAGAGCTCGGCCTGGCGGAAGATCCAGGAACTGGAAGCCGACGGCGTCATCCGCAAGCGCGTGACGCTGCTCGATCCCGGCAAACTCGATCTCAAACTCTGCGTGATCGCCCATGTCACCCTGGAGGATCATCACGAAGAGGCGGTGGCCTCTTTCGCTTCGGTGGTGCTGGAGCGGCCGGAGATCATGGAGTGTTACGCCTTGTCAGGCGCTTTCGACTACATGCTGAAGATCCGGGCGAGGGACGTGGAAAGCTACGAAGCCTTCATGACCCGCTACCTCATGCGCAACCCGCATGTGCGCACGGTGGTCTCGAGCTTCGTGCTGCGCGAGCTGAAATTCTCGACCGAACTGCCGCTTTGA
- a CDS encoding L,D-transpeptidase family protein gives MKTALPISLLALVISVGDAAGRELKPDAINAASIASIKAEKRSSDDPDPAIIRLQVLLDRAGASPGVIDGVYGENVHKAVAGFEAMNKLPVDGRPDPDVASRLEGDAPIVESYVVSPEDAKGLVDRIPEDYGEKAKMQSLGYTSVAEKLSERFHMGIDLVNALNPASQFAPGDTVWVVNPGPPREGKVKRIEADRKTGQVLAYAEDGALLAIFPATIGSEDNPAPSGKHKVKGVARMPVYRYDPKLNFKQGKNDKVLTIPKGPNGPVGTVWIDLTEPTYGIHGTPEPKLIDKVGSHGCVRLTNWDVEELAGMVKPGVLVDFVNRSSAAPK, from the coding sequence ATGAAAACAGCCCTGCCGATATCGCTGCTCGCTTTGGTCATCTCCGTTGGCGATGCCGCCGGGCGGGAACTCAAGCCCGATGCAATCAACGCCGCTTCGATTGCTTCCATCAAAGCAGAAAAGCGCTCGTCCGACGATCCGGACCCGGCAATCATCCGCCTTCAGGTCCTGCTCGACCGTGCGGGCGCATCTCCTGGCGTGATCGATGGCGTCTATGGCGAGAATGTCCACAAGGCCGTGGCCGGTTTCGAGGCTATGAACAAACTTCCTGTCGATGGCAGGCCCGATCCGGACGTCGCCTCCCGCTTGGAAGGCGATGCTCCGATCGTTGAGAGCTACGTCGTCTCGCCAGAGGACGCCAAGGGTCTCGTCGACCGGATACCCGAGGATTACGGCGAGAAGGCAAAGATGCAGAGCTTGGGATATACCAGCGTTGCGGAAAAGCTGTCCGAGCGGTTTCACATGGGCATCGATCTCGTCAACGCGCTCAACCCGGCTTCGCAGTTTGCGCCTGGCGATACGGTGTGGGTGGTGAACCCCGGTCCTCCAAGGGAAGGCAAGGTCAAGAGGATTGAGGCTGACAGGAAGACCGGGCAGGTGCTGGCCTATGCCGAGGATGGAGCGCTGCTTGCAATTTTTCCCGCGACGATCGGCAGCGAAGACAATCCGGCGCCGTCGGGCAAGCACAAGGTCAAGGGCGTCGCGAGGATGCCGGTCTATCGCTATGACCCGAAGCTGAACTTCAAGCAGGGAAAGAACGACAAGGTCCTGACCATTCCGAAAGGGCCGAACGGCCCGGTCGGAACCGTCTGGATCGACCTGACGGAGCCGACCTATGGAATACACGGGACACCTGAGCCGAAGCTGATCGACAAGGTTGGCTCGCATGGTTGCGTTCGGTTGACGAACTGGGACGTCGAAGAGCTGGCCGGCATGGTCAAGCCGGGTGTCCTGGTCGACTTCGTCAACCGGAGTTCAGCCGCTCCAAAGTGA
- the hmgA gene encoding homogentisate 1,2-dioxygenase has protein sequence MDQTSIQASGGEAATANRLKYMPGFGNDFETESLPGALPQGQNSPQKCNYGLYAEQLSGSPFTAPRGTNERSWLYRIRPSVRHTRRFSNASYPLWKTAPCLDEHSLPLGQLRWDPIPAPEERLTFLEGVRTITTAGDAVTQVGMSAHAYVFNEDMVDDYFFNADGELLIVPQLGAIRVFTEMGIIDVEPLEICLIPRGMMFKILRTGEQPVWRGYICENYGAKFTLPDRGPIGANCLANPRDFKTPVAAFEDKETPCRVHVKWCGKFYITEIGHSPLDVVAWHGNYAPFKYDLRTFSPVGAIRFDHPDPSIFSVLTAPTEDAGTANVDFVIFPPRWLVAEHSFRPPWYHRNIMSEFMGLIHGQYDAKEEGFVPGGMSLHNMMLPHGPDALAFEKAANAELKPVKLDHTMAFMFETRYPQQLTKYAAELETLQEDYLECWDGLERKFDGTPGIK, from the coding sequence ATGGACCAGACATCGATCCAGGCTTCCGGCGGCGAAGCTGCGACGGCAAACAGACTGAAATATATGCCGGGCTTCGGCAACGACTTCGAAACCGAGTCGCTTCCCGGAGCCTTGCCGCAGGGCCAGAACAGCCCGCAGAAATGCAATTACGGTCTTTATGCCGAGCAGCTTTCCGGCTCGCCGTTCACCGCGCCGCGCGGGACGAACGAGAGGTCCTGGCTTTACCGCATTCGCCCGAGCGTGCGTCACACTCGCCGCTTCTCCAACGCTTCCTATCCGCTTTGGAAAACCGCGCCTTGCCTCGACGAACATTCGCTTCCGCTGGGTCAGCTTCGCTGGGATCCGATCCCCGCACCCGAGGAGAGGCTGACCTTTCTGGAAGGGGTACGGACGATCACGACGGCAGGCGATGCCGTGACCCAGGTCGGCATGTCAGCCCATGCCTATGTCTTCAATGAGGACATGGTCGACGATTATTTCTTCAACGCCGATGGTGAACTGCTGATCGTGCCGCAGCTCGGCGCCATCCGGGTGTTCACCGAAATGGGCATCATCGACGTCGAGCCCCTGGAGATATGCCTCATCCCCCGCGGCATGATGTTCAAGATCCTCAGGACCGGCGAGCAGCCGGTTTGGCGCGGCTATATATGCGAAAATTACGGCGCCAAATTCACGCTGCCGGACCGCGGCCCGATCGGCGCCAACTGCCTGGCGAACCCGCGCGACTTCAAGACGCCGGTCGCCGCCTTCGAGGACAAGGAAACGCCGTGCCGCGTCCATGTGAAATGGTGCGGAAAATTCTATATCACCGAGATCGGCCACTCGCCGCTGGATGTGGTGGCCTGGCACGGCAACTACGCGCCTTTCAAATACGACCTCAGGACATTTTCTCCGGTCGGCGCCATCCGCTTCGATCATCCCGATCCGTCGATCTTTTCGGTGCTGACCGCGCCGACCGAAGATGCCGGCACCGCCAATGTCGATTTCGTGATCTTTCCGCCGCGCTGGCTGGTCGCCGAGCACAGCTTCCGTCCGCCCTGGTACCACCGCAACATCATGAGCGAGTTCATGGGCCTGATCCATGGCCAGTATGACGCCAAGGAGGAAGGCTTCGTGCCGGGCGGCATGAGCCTGCACAACATGATGCTGCCGCACGGGCCGGACGCGCTCGCCTTCGAAAAGGCAGCCAATGCCGAGCTCAAACCGGTGAAGCTCGATCACACCATGGCCTTCATGTTCGAGACCAGATACCCGCAGCAACTGACGAAATACGCCGCCGAGCTGGAAACGCTGCAGGAGGATTACCTCGAATGCTGGGACGGGTTGGAACGCAAGTTCGACGGAACCCCCGGCATCAAGTGA
- a CDS encoding Lrp/AsnC family transcriptional regulator gives MDEQLDKLDLRLLQELQKDGRLTNNELGDRIALSPSQCSRRRTRLEAEGYIRSYRAYLDREKLGLDMLVVISVTLATHNRDNAQRFSQLINGLPEVLEAYALTGEMDYHLKVATRGLADLSKFVNDVLLPHESVQHVKTSIVLDTLKTFEGFPVRMPGSWHGDSAR, from the coding sequence ATGGATGAACAGCTCGACAAATTGGATCTGCGCCTGCTGCAGGAACTGCAAAAGGACGGCAGGCTGACGAACAACGAGCTCGGCGATCGCATCGCGCTTTCCCCGTCGCAATGCTCGCGCCGGCGGACGAGGCTGGAGGCCGAGGGCTATATCCGCAGCTACCGGGCCTATCTCGACCGGGAAAAGCTGGGGCTGGATATGCTGGTGGTCATTTCCGTGACGCTTGCCACCCACAACAGAGACAATGCCCAGCGTTTCTCCCAGCTGATCAACGGGCTGCCAGAGGTTCTCGAAGCCTATGCTTTGACCGGTGAAATGGACTATCACCTGAAGGTGGCGACCCGCGGGCTCGCCGACCTCTCCAAATTCGTCAACGACGTTCTGTTGCCGCACGAGTCCGTGCAGCACGTGAAGACCTCGATCGTGCTCGATACGCTGAAGACCTTCGAGGGCTTTCCGGTGCGCATGCCCGGCAGCTGGCACGGCGACAGCGCGCGATGA